Genomic segment of Seriola aureovittata isolate HTS-2021-v1 ecotype China chromosome 1, ASM2101889v1, whole genome shotgun sequence:
CAAACTATTCAAATTCACTAACAATCTTCATATCCGTTCGTACGGTTCAACCCCCTCCTGGTGTCTTTTGCTACACCCTTACTTGGGAACTAACCAGAAAGGTATTGGTACAAggcattcattttgaaaaaaaaatgttatttgtttgaGAAGCTTAAAAGATAAATACCCATTCACACTTAATAAAACAGGATCTTGTGAGGACCCTCTACATTTAACTAGTTATTTGCCTGTAAACAATCTTAATTTTAATGTTGTCTTTCTGCATTTTTAGCATTCAATCCATCTGAACTGATTATTGGTAATTGCTTGGTAAAAACTGAATAAAGGATATAACCCTTAGTTTCAAGTCAAGCCAatggtgtttattttatttcgtTTAAAAATGTGAGCTCTGTTTGGCATGATTCTGTACTTTAATTATTACTTCCGTAGTGGCACATGGATACTGAAAGCACACACAAGAAACAGTTTTAGGAGATAATTGTCAGTTATAGATGTGGTTCATATGCTTcatttcacactttttctttgtaTCAGGCTAGAAGGGTGTGAGTTGTCAGGGGAACCTTTAAGATGAATACATTGAATAACTAAACAAATCTCTGTACAGTTGACCATAGGCAGATGTTTGGCCACTGCGGGTCTTCAGCGACAAGGCCCAACCCATCTCAAATTCATTATGTTCTATGTGTGGCTCTTATGAACACTGTCATGGATCAATCATGGatcaaatatacaaaaaaaatttattttgatgtctttatttcatgattttgttttatttttaaacaacaatTTCAAGCTTTGCACAAAAAGATTCTGACCACAATAGCCTGTGCTCTGCTTAATATCTTGGCCGCGGGAGGAGCATAACATCACATTTCAGATCCAGCCAATGACTACATTACCCATTACAAGATTCAAAGACATCTGAGAGGAATTCAACTGGAGATCATGACACTATAAGTGGTGATAACTGATTTTCTCCATGACCAGAAAGTCACATTAGCGAGTCTTGTATTCTTCCCCCCCGAAGCACATTTAGTAGTTAGGCCACCCAAgacaatcaaaatcaaaattatcagtaaaataaaacctgtgaGAAAACAGTGACACCACTGTGCTCAGCCAAACTCATCAAATGAAGGTACAACaacactgtaaataataatgttaataataatagcCTAAGtgttttactgattttttttttcaaacagaaaaataaattcctTTGGtcaagtaaaaaacaaaatgaaaataatagtgaACTCTTCCTTTCACCTTATATCcctcatgtttcttcttctacagtCAACCAGGTTCTTGAGGCTCTAAGGCTGCAAAGGAGGTGTCAAGGCAATATGGTTATGGTGCCCCTGGCGCTCCATGCTGCAGCATGCTGGGAATAGGtctagaggaggaggagaggagcagaggcaTTGAAAGAGGACTAGTATGTCCTCACACAGCAGGTGAAGGTGCATCAGGGTCAGGCTCATTGCTGTAGTTGTTGCTGTAGTGATTCCCACTAGGTGGTTGATTAGGTAGGATATCCAGTTCATCCACTTGGGGGCCAGGGTGCATCACCACCAGCTGGTCCTGGGggatgtctgctgctgctgccgccagGTTTGTGATGGACTTGGATTTAACACACTGGAAGTCCACATGGCGGCTTTTACCCTCTTCCTTTTCCCAGGACATGCGGATGAAGGGCCTCTGGACGTAGTTATAAATGACCTCTGGACGACCTCCTGGTCTTTTCTTGACCTTCTCTTTGTATGTAGGGTAACCTATCAATGCCGCAGACAGGACAAAACCATTAGCTCAGTTTATGGTAACAGGTTTTTTCAGAGAGAAtataacaccccccccccccccagtcatAGGTCAAGACCACATCAACTGGTAGGTGAAGTgatcaaacaaacaaggcaGAAGCATTTCATATCAACCTAATTTTGTATTGTGAAATAGGATGTATTTTGTTCCATGCTTACAGTTGCTTTGACTACTACAGGCTATTATATAATACAGCATCCCTTACATGCTAAAATGAATTACATCATGAAAAATGGATTTCAAATAATTAAGTTAACATGTCATTTCGCAGCTTGGCAGATACTATTCTTAGCGATACGTTCTAAtgatatgttttttaatgtatgttAACGGTTTTCTCTGCCTTCCCAAGccgtaaacaaacaaacagacaggtcTGTGGTatacttttgttttctctgttttctggaCAACAGCTGTTTGATAAAAGCCAAGCATCCAAAATAACTACTACATTCAGTGTAGTATTCTGCTCGTACTTGCTATTAGTGAAACCTTTGGCTTATTTTGGTGTCAATACTTCAAACGATGACTTGTCTGAATGATATGGATTTTTCCAAAAGTCAACTTTTCTGACAAAACATCATTCTTCATTACTGAAAAGTTCCACTTACCTTCAATGCCCAgtcttattttctttaatcCTCTGTCCTTTAAAACTGATTTGGCAACATCACGGTTCtcaatatatttgaaaaatctGTACAGTTTTGTGCTGTAGATGACTGCAAAGAGAAGGACAAAAACAACCTTGTTTATCATGTATTGGTGTTCTGTATCTGCTGAGATATGGGAGTCTGTATTCTGTATTAATGTGTACTCACTCTGTGAATACTCTTCTCCCATCTGTGGTGGATATTCTTCATCCCAGTCCACCACATCATCGTCAGTGAGGACAACAATGTGACAttccctctctccactctgaGCACTGGCCACCATTAAAGGCAGTACCATTTCCTCTAGGTAAAACTCAAACTGTCGTCGAGCTCCATCATTAGACAACTCATGCATGAGGGCACCTGATAACAAAAGACATTGAGAACACTGGTTAGAAGATTTAAGCCACATTATGCCAGCACTCAGAATTGTCCATCATGCATTGCATTAAAGcctaaaaaaataataaataaaaacactggcaCAGGTAATGCAAGTAGGCCATCTGCCATAACTTCAGTTACTAGCAGCCTTTGTCTTTCcccaacatgctaacatgtacAACAAGTACAACATCTTGAATTTTCCGTTTCATTGACTTGAAGATTGATGTTGCCTTAATTGGTTTTAAACTGTCAACTGTCAtagaggtaaataaataaaaagcctgAGGTTCAATAGATATCTACTCTGACAGGGTGTTTCAGGAAATGAAACGTGCTAGAGTTAACAAAAATAGTAGCCTTGACTCCATTTCAGCAACATTTGTGATGGAAAATGTTTCGAACCTGTTTGATATTAAGCCAAACATCGGACCGGACTACCGAATTTTACCACTAGGTGTCACACAACAGACTCAAATGGAACATAATGAGACAGGGAACCCCTGAATGGGAGTGCAGCTATTCCAGTCCACTTGGTGGTGATAATGCATGTCTAGGTTGGTTTACCAGCAACCAATACTGAAATTTGACCTCCTTCAAGCTGCAGGCTTCAGCTCCGTAGAAAATTGTGCACAGCTCGTCAGCCACAAGTGGCTCCGGTAGTTTgtttataaacaaacataatataACGTTAATCACGTTTTCATATTTCTCATTAATAATGCAATACAATGCCGATGAAGGGTACTTTTTAGTTTGCTAGTTTGCTGCAGTTCTTGATCTTGTTGATAAACTAGCAAGTATGGTTCAGCCAGTTCACAAAAACTTGCACCGGTTAAAGATCCCTACACTGGACTGGACCGGCAAAACAGGAAATCTACCCGACTCTAATAAGTAGTCCTAACATCCCACTAAAGTACTGTTGAACATATGCAGTCTGAACCATGTCCAGACACAGCAGCCATAACAGTTCCAGGCACTCTTCTTCCACAGACATGACACTCAAAACTATATACAACACTAGCACTCactaaaacacagcagaaaatttATGCGAACTGAGACGATCTATATCATGTTTCGTGGGAATGTTGAATGTGTAACACTACCAGCTTCTGCACCCCTGAGGATATACTCACTAAGGTCTCTGCATTTGATGGTGCTGTAGTCGAAAGAGATACACAGATAGTCACACGCCTCCCGTAACTCAGGGATGGAGATTCCATCAGGACAACGGATTATCCCAGATTTGTAGTAATCCTGTCAATTAGAAAGAAATCACAACAAAGGCTGTAATTTCAAACACTGTTATTCCATTAACCCGTAACATTAAATATACATGAAAGAATCAAGGGCCTACCCCAAAGGTCAAAGCTTTCATATAAAACCATAAATACAACTCTGTAGACTGTTGGCACAGCGAAAATTGAGATCCACAGGTTAAACTTTACTCATTAATTACTTtatgtatgtgagagagagttgGTTTGTGATGCAAGACAAACTTCAGAGGAATTTGACAGCACAAAGTGACCTCATCTAAATCATAGCAGTTCCAGAGCAGTCACCAAAAGCCCACTTTTTTGTTCTATCACAAAGTAAACCTTATTTCCCTATATTTAGTCTAGTAATATTTCAAAAGTATACACTTAGTTGCCAGTTTATGCTGTATAGCTAGCAAACTGTAATGTAATCAACATACATTCAACATCCCTATAAATCCTGCATTTATGAAGTTTATAATGGTTGTTCTTTGTTGAAGCTACCTTCAAAGGGTTGTTGATTTAACATTATGGACATTTTTGAAGTTATGGTTTGTCCTGttgttaaattttatttcataatacTAAGAGGAGTTTAAATTCTTTAGCCTACAGTAATGttaataaagacaaagactgaccAGAATAGCTCGGAAAACCGTTGAGCTGATGCCCTCGGCCACCTCATACTCCCCCTTCTCGTTGGGCCGTGTGAAATTATGTTCTCTTCCAGATCCAAACATTCTGAAATAAAGAAGCACTGGTTTGTTTTATGCATCACAGAAACAAGAAATCCAAAATTTCCATAATACTTATGTAAACATAGATTTAATTTTTACATTAGTGATTAGTAAAATA
This window contains:
- the btbd10b gene encoding BTB/POZ domain-containing protein 10 isoform X2, which encodes MAARLQSYDSNSSDTENWERKATSRPRKLCKHSSQARASRVEAEQRKMSLHGASGGCDRSRDRRRSSDRSRDSSHEREGQLTPCIRNVTSPTRQHNSDRERDGGPSSRPSSPRPQRVSPSGSSSSGVVSSRNSSLSSTEGTFKSLGVGEMVFVYENPKEGGASATVGNRNIRTSERVTLIVDNTRFVVDPSIFTAQPNTMLGRMFGSGREHNFTRPNEKGEYEVAEGISSTVFRAILDYYKSGIIRCPDGISIPELREACDYLCISFDYSTIKCRDLSALMHELSNDGARRQFEFYLEEMVLPLMVASAQSGERECHIVVLTDDDVVDWDEEYPPQMGEEYSQIIYSTKLYRFFKYIENRDVAKSVLKDRGLKKIRLGIEGYPTYKEKVKKRPGGRPEVIYNYVQRPFIRMSWEKEEGKSRHVDFQCVKSKSITNLAAAAADIPQDQLVVMHPGPQVDELDILPNQPPSGNHYSNNYSNEPDPDAPSPAV
- the btbd10b gene encoding BTB/POZ domain-containing protein 10 isoform X1, with amino-acid sequence MAARLQSYDSNSSDTENWERKATSRPRKLCKHSSSQARASRVEAEQRKMSLHGASGGCDRSRDRRRSSDRSRDSSHEREGQLTPCIRNVTSPTRQHNSDRERDGGPSSRPSSPRPQRVSPSGSSSSGVVSSRNSSLSSTEGTFKSLGVGEMVFVYENPKEGGASATVGNRNIRTSERVTLIVDNTRFVVDPSIFTAQPNTMLGRMFGSGREHNFTRPNEKGEYEVAEGISSTVFRAILDYYKSGIIRCPDGISIPELREACDYLCISFDYSTIKCRDLSALMHELSNDGARRQFEFYLEEMVLPLMVASAQSGERECHIVVLTDDDVVDWDEEYPPQMGEEYSQIIYSTKLYRFFKYIENRDVAKSVLKDRGLKKIRLGIEGYPTYKEKVKKRPGGRPEVIYNYVQRPFIRMSWEKEEGKSRHVDFQCVKSKSITNLAAAAADIPQDQLVVMHPGPQVDELDILPNQPPSGNHYSNNYSNEPDPDAPSPAV
- the btbd10b gene encoding BTB/POZ domain-containing protein 10 isoform X3 gives rise to the protein MSLHGASGGCDRSRDRRRSSDRSRDSSHEREGQLTPCIRNVTSPTRQHNSDRERDGGPSSRPSSPRPQRVSPSGSSSSGVVSSRNSSLSSTEGTFKSLGVGEMVFVYENPKEGGASATVGNRNIRTSERVTLIVDNTRFVVDPSIFTAQPNTMLGRMFGSGREHNFTRPNEKGEYEVAEGISSTVFRAILDYYKSGIIRCPDGISIPELREACDYLCISFDYSTIKCRDLSALMHELSNDGARRQFEFYLEEMVLPLMVASAQSGERECHIVVLTDDDVVDWDEEYPPQMGEEYSQIIYSTKLYRFFKYIENRDVAKSVLKDRGLKKIRLGIEGYPTYKEKVKKRPGGRPEVIYNYVQRPFIRMSWEKEEGKSRHVDFQCVKSKSITNLAAAAADIPQDQLVVMHPGPQVDELDILPNQPPSGNHYSNNYSNEPDPDAPSPAV